The genomic DNA CGATCCGCGTGCCACGGAGACCGCTCAGGCGGCCACTCGCCACGTGATGTTGAAACCGAAGGGCGATCTCTCGCTACTCTATGCCTTGGCGCATTGCATCGTCCGCGATGGGCGCATCGATCCGGCCTCAATCGAACGCACCGAAGGTTTCGAGGAGTTCTCGGCTTTCTTGGCGGACTACTCGCCTTTAGCTGTAACAGAGCGCACGGGGATGAGCGTCGAGGAGATCGAGTCCTTGGCCCGGACCGTTTCCGAGCCCGGCAAGCGGGTCTCGTGGTGGTGGACCATGGGGGTGAACCAGTCCTACGAAGGTGTCCGCGCCGCTCAGGCGATGATCAATCTGGCGTTGATCACCGGGAATATCGGCAAGCCGGGCACCGGAGCGAACTCCATCACGGGGCAGTGCAATGCGATGGGATCGCGCTTGTTCTCAAATACGACATCTCTCGTAGGTGGGCACGACTTCGCCGTGCCGGAGCACCGGGCCAAGGTTGCAGCAGGCTTGGGCATTCCTGAAGAGAAGATCTCCTCCGAGCCATCACTGGCCTATGACCAGATCCTCGCCGCCGCCGAGGAGGGGAAGATCAAGGGGCTGTGGATCATCGCCACGAACCCTTTCCACTCATGGGTCGATAGTGGACGGCTCGCTGCGTTGAGGGAGAAGCTCGAGTTCCTTGTCGTGCAGGATATGTACTATACGACGGAGTCCGCCCGCGCTGCCGATCTCGTGCTGCCCGCCGCTGGCTGGGGAGAGAAGGATGGCTGCTTCATCAACTCGGAGCGCCGTGTCGGCACGCTGAAGAAGGTCCGTCAGGCACCGGGAATCGCGCTTTCGGATTTCCGTATTTTCCGTCTGATCGCAAGCGTTTGGGGCTGCGAGGATCTCTTCGTCCGCTGGACCGACCCGGAAGCAGCCTTCCGTTTGCTGCGCGATCTCACGCAGGGGCGGCCCTGTGACATTACCGGGATCGAGGGCTACGAGATGGTCGATGGCTTGGGCGGAGTCCAATGGCCTTATCCTGCGAGAGAAGACGGGGCTCCTACGCCTGCAAGCGAGCGCCGTCTTTTCGAGGATAGTGTTTTCTATACGCCGAGCGGAAAAGCAAAGCTGCTCTTCTCGCCTCCGGCC from Luteolibacter rhizosphaerae includes the following:
- a CDS encoding molybdopterin oxidoreductase family protein yields the protein MPLFPPVLSRLLKQHHGPLTADLVLEPGNFGLGRVPARLKPASAVTSICGYCATGCQLKLHLDEQGRAINLSPQAGYPVNLGMACPKGWQALDPLDSAERATVPLLRDETGKMLRVGWAEALETFASRFKSLKEQHGRESVAFLSTGQIPFEEMAFLGCLFKFGMGFLHGDANTRQCMATAVTAYKQSFGFDAPPYSYADFEESDVIVLVGSNLCIAHPILWQRVMRNRRNPQIIVIDPRATETAQAATRHVMLKPKGDLSLLYALAHCIVRDGRIDPASIERTEGFEEFSAFLADYSPLAVTERTGMSVEEIESLARTVSEPGKRVSWWWTMGVNQSYEGVRAAQAMINLALITGNIGKPGTGANSITGQCNAMGSRLFSNTTSLVGGHDFAVPEHRAKVAAGLGIPEEKISSEPSLAYDQILAAAEEGKIKGLWIIATNPFHSWVDSGRLAALREKLEFLVVQDMYYTTESARAADLVLPAAGWGEKDGCFINSERRVGTLKKVRQAPGIALSDFRIFRLIASVWGCEDLFVRWTDPEAAFRLLRDLTQGRPCDITGIEGYEMVDGLGGVQWPYPAREDGAPTPASERRLFEDSVFYTPSGKAKLLFSPPAPIPEAVDREYPYTLLTGRGTSSQWHTQSRTGKSDILRKLYPQDAYVEINPKDAARLGVKEHDMIRVRSRRGELEASVYIAPTVKPGELFLPMHYPEVNRLTHSSFDPHSRQPNYKACAVTLEKVR